In Monodelphis domestica isolate mMonDom1 chromosome 3, mMonDom1.pri, whole genome shotgun sequence, the following proteins share a genomic window:
- the LOC103103630 gene encoding nematocyst expressed protein 3-like, translating into MSLPRARLCPVPISAPCPSLPRARLCPVPVSAPCPSLPRARLCPVPVSAPCPSLPRARLCPVPVSAPCPSLPRARLCPVPASAPCPTCPFTSKGQRQAGFSQVAEASGPLQVPRECCPLSLQASLPLPATPSPALHRLSRQSRRHSTSLRTPRAAARHPRGGQQHSYCVQARHWPSL; encoded by the exons ATGTCTCTGCCCCGTGCCCGTCTCTGCCCCGTGCCCATCTCTGCCCCGTGCCCGTCTCTGCCCCGTGCCCGTCTCTGCCCCGTGCCCGTCTCTGCCCCGTGCCCGTCTCTGCCCCGTGCCCGTCTCTGCCCCGTGCCCGTCTCTGCCCCGTGCCCGTCTCTGCCCCGTGCCCGTCTCTGCCCCGTGCCCGTCTCTGCCCCGTGCCCGTCTCTGCCCCGTGCCCGTCTCTGCCCCGTGCCCGCCTCTGCCCCGTGCCCAACTTGCCCATTCACAAGCAAAGGCCAACGCCAAGCGGGCTTCTCCCAGGTCGCTGAGGCGTCGGGCCCCCTCCAGGTGCCGCGGGAATGCTGCCCGCTGTCGCTGCAGGCCTCGCTGCCCCTTCCAGCCACCCCCTCGCCCGCCCTCCACAGGCTCTCCCGGCAGAGTCGCCGCCACTCTACGTCTCTGAGGACGCCCCGAGCTGCAGCGAGG CACCCCCGAGGCGGACAGCAACACTCCTACTGTGTGCAGGCTAGGCACTGGCCATCCTTATAA